The Lytechinus variegatus isolate NC3 chromosome 7, Lvar_3.0, whole genome shotgun sequence genome includes the window aTGTTACGCTgaagtgggaggtcacatgataagttcaaaggtcattttcaggtcaacgtcaaagtttacatgcaagaatCTCTTATGTaaactaactccgcaaccgtaagttacttttcaaccaaacttggatgttggatagacttgggggacgtgcatgttatgctgcagtcggaggtcacatggaaaggtcaaaggtcatttacaggttaaagtttacatgcaagactctcttatgacacctaactccgcaaccgtaagtcacttttcaaccaaacttggatggtagatggacttgggggacctgcatgttatgctgcagtcagaggtcacatggaaaggtcaaaggtcatttacaggttaaagtttacatgcaagactctcttatgacacctaactccgcaaccgtaagtcacttttcaaccaaacttgcagacttatgctgcagtcggatgtcacatggtaaggtcaaaggtcattttcaggtcaatattaaagtttacgtgcaaggctggtatgacaagtgttattccatcccagtaatttcacaatgaagtttcgatataattcttgcgtgccctcgcaaatcacaatatttctggttattttcataagtgggcgagacaaaaattgcttttgccttgttttttagtcatgttcaaaatgaattagtgatgatttcatttttctcggCATTTTAATCCCCAAGTCTGCATGgtttaattatgtttgatgcatgttttgcctttagtagacagctggcagccctcTGTCTCGAGGAGTATTTTTATATCTctttctgtatttggtgagtgaagccaacgaaattcagctgaacaaccaacataaaggcatggtcacaccggccgagcgttgttggagcggtagggaaagagggtagaatttttctctcaaaatgggggaaaaaatcgaaaacaaaaaaactaaaatcgaacttgaaaatggtaaacggtagcgagcggtgatgatttttttttctctccgctccacgaccgctccaacaacgctcggccggATGCCTTTACActtaaggggaatccagccttggtcataaaatatagtgttggaaaggagaaaattagataaaacagaatggtgaaagtttgaaagaaatcggaccagcaataagaaagttatggctgctttaaaattgaaatccctatgattatgtagatttcaaagtggcaactgggtaagtaaattatgacaagaggcaaggacaactttcccataggccatgtacttaattatcagggatttgtgtttttctcctaactgcccttcccctggggcagtaatctaaatataaccctggtagtatattgttttatgtcctcatgtgaaagaaaaataaaaatttgaagtaaaacatttgaaaaaatgacatattagccattttatgtattggagtacatggaagagtagtccttgccttacatcactgtgacatcacatatgtggccaatttgcagtctcgtggatctagggattaccaatattcacaactttaaaaataactttcttattatttgtcagatagtgttcaaactttcacctatcaacttgactgatttttcttattcccctaagaacaagtttttatttgggttggattcccctttaacagagaccgaagctttagTTCTAGTTTTGGCTCTGCTATTTTTTTGATTGGATGTATTTCCTGatttatcacaataattgcaagttttatcataatttaactttttgaaaattatgctattatgTGATTAAGGCTACATCTCTTGTACTTTCTACCGATAGTCTCAATATAACGTTATTAATGGATTATTTCTTGTTAAAAATCCTAAAGATAGGAACTAACTCTGTGGTTGGTAGATAAATATGACtcacttgtccaggtgttgataAACGGGCCCTGCTGAGTAGGCCTAGAGTTTtcttaattatatataattgatttcatgacatgtgtttacatttgctgcagattCCCATTCAGCCGTTGGACTGAACTGGTACTGTAACACAGTATGGATGGTCAATATGAAGCAAGCTTCATCgaattcctccaagagctctgtactctgttctgatcattttgaagatgcttgctttgACAGGACTAGGCAAACGATTCGTCTAAGACAGGATGCTGTCCCAACCACATTTAATTTGCCGCCTCGTCATCAGAAGGTACAGTAGATCTATATCATACgtgttttaaagaaatataatctctgtattatctatctacctttggtttgacagaacaatgttttgaatattccattctcagtagccaaagagaaatgaaaattatcctaTTCGTTAGGGTCACCATGGACCTCGGCCTATACTGTGTACCAGGGGACTGTGTATTTTAAGTTAACGCTTACTAAatgatcaaacaaattaaaaatttggtttAGCCCTACATAATTAGCATGAGCTTCTTTGAAAttgcaaagctaagggtgtattgctgatttttcataatttattaaaattcatttttgataaattattttatgcataaatagaGAATTCTCTGCTGTACAGttaagtaaatctctaaataagTTCCCAAGTTCTACGGTGCGTATGAAAAAATGGgatagatttgaaaagtctataaaatttttgtttcaaattatgagctcaatattttggtgtcaatacatgctatggagtcttatccttcaaatgctattaaaataatttggtttTGTTCGTGCTTACGCAaacacaaatttttgttttgtctggggtaaaaaaggaagcttgtgccaaaatggcataatatgatggtcggacttcttgctatcaGCAgaattcctcttaaccttttcattatctttgccataattttcgaattatgcagtcaaaattcatttccaaatctacttatttatttggatagttgtggtgttgttcctttttaatatgttctcttttagttttgaatattccttccttaggcaagaacatttttttaaaccaaattatggtagagcgtgttttttttcgaatcctttcattgtgttctGCAAAGGTTAtgatgcctttgaacagtggcatactgaggggtgggggctcggggtgctccccccctcccaatacaaaattatgaccaaggaaaaaagtggaaagaaaaataacagaaaacatagaaagtgaaatatgatattattctgaatattatgtcaaaatcacaaaatttgatattttagtaaaaactggaaatttttgcttgctcgcttcacaactttttaatgcattttacctgatctgccatatcttgctccttcaaaattgactcaatacaccattgccattgaaagacatgaatattttcttgtttgtcctgtcaagcacataattaaacttggtgaaggattcaatgaccccttgaaaataggattcatgtcttttataggtaccattacataaattgtttcacataattattatcaaaggtaccataacataatttgtttcacataataaaaaggatttgaatgattacaaattctcccaattaaaaatgcaaatcttctcaCTTGGGTTGACAAGAAAGTCTCTTCTTACTTATCataaggaaaattcaaaggtaaaagaagttcaaattaaaaccaatgtaattcaggtaaatgaataaatttattagtgaaatttgacagcatttttcgaaaattatggcaaagataatgaatatattataagtctgctgattagccaaaagtctaaaagtataaaacgtcccgtgttcgctcaagcatgaatttattttttaaatgccatttcaaagataagatcttagagcatctattaatatcaaaatatagatataatattttgagacaaagcaaagattttataattttcaaccaataagtgcaagaataatgatgcatttgtcatttatgatttaaaatagaatttccattggattagatttgtaagaaaaataatgtttttgagcaattctaGGTCCGACATGAACTCATACATTGTTGCATTACTGCGTATCCGGATGCCGCAAACTTGGTCCCTAAACTTCTGCGAGACttgaccaacaaaaaaaatatgaggacATGTTTCTAACTGTGGAATTATTGCAAAACATGTGGAGGGGGGCTTATTAAagtgatggtccaggctgaaaatatttatacatgtagcttaataaatagagtagaagtcactgagcaaaatgccgaaaatttcatcaaaatcagatgacaaataatcaagttattgaatttgatagtttataacaatagtttgtgaaaacggtcgtcatgaatattcattaggtgggctgatgatgtcacatctcaaattgttcttttgaattttattatatgaaataatgtttattaaattttatcctccaagaactagaaaaattggattgacaactgatttagtacattagatattaattgctgaaacttatttcatcataatggagacacatcatttacacatgtatgaaataatgaaaaaattatgattttatgaaccaaacggaaagtggggatgtgacatcatcccacctaatgaatattcatgatatgactattttctcaaaatattgctaaactttaaacttcaataactttattatttgttatccgattttgatgacattttcagcatattgctcagtggattctactctatgtattaagatataaatattttcagcctggaccatccctttaagaccccccccccttcctcctttggggccagatagggttaataaatcatcatgaatatttaaacatgtttattttgctgCAAGTCCATTGAAAAGGATTcatttctaaacaaatattattctaaatgtactattgaatattaatttgacaaatttaaagtcatttttttcattcttgcatctcggtttattcaatttttcttctttttttaatgttttttttttttattcactcttcTCGTACAGAATGCACACAAACCAGGGAAACCCTCGAAAGAAAGTCATTTAGATTCAGCAAGCAACCTCCCAGATACTGCAAAGACACCTGTACCAAAGTCTTCAGCACCTTCCCTGGGACTACTACTCAATGCCAAAAATCTAAGAGGGGTAAAGTGGAAGATAACAGCAACATATATCTAAATGGGGTATTGTACAGTATGATTGATcaaccaatgataccagttgtATTCTGACATTTAAATCCATGTCCCTCTGACCAATGTTGTCAAATAAAAACCTTGCTTTGAGCATAACATCCTCAAGGTGGTCTGAAATTCTAttagaaggtacatgtactcttctgtggaagttcattttatgctttgacTGCTAATCTAcaagttttattatcaatatgctagtgttctgaagttgatgtgttaataatcaattgttttaatgttttattctatttaaaacataatagatggaGACCAGCAGCATGGCAGCAGGAGCTAATGTTGGTCGTGATGAGGCATATACCACCATCAACAATGCTGCAATTGCAGTCACCACCACCAAGTCTGCTTCTGTCACTGCCATCACCATTGCCACCGCCATTACCAAGACCACTCCTGACACAAAGCCCCCAAGTCCTCAACTGACCAGATATTGCAGCTGGAGAAGGATATACCAGGAACTTCAAAGCCAGGGCTTGCCAGTCTCCTACAATAAGAAAAATGCCATGGGCCCATCTAATGAACTAGTAGTAGAATATTTGGCCACAGTTGTAGAAATGCAGAGACTAACATACTGCCACaggtaaaaatcaatgtcagatatgatggatagtctttgaaatatgggttgcagaatgaatatcagtaaaacCCATCATGATGTGCTAtctgatttaaccctaaaaaggcgGTGGGAGCCCAAAAATTTTCACGATAAATCCACAACGTGAAAGATTGTGCCGCGTCATTATAaagccttttttaaaaaaagtttatgagttttcagacaaaatttgtgacaccTGGGTACCCGGTTCTGCAATTATGCAACATTGTGCATTGTGTAAGTACACATGTCAGAATTGCactaaaatgtgatttcatggacaaatccaatgcaaaatctgtttctagccagaattcataattgtatcataccggttaatgtttatttttactgattaaaatcaattaatttcattgtgcttatgatcagaaaattttgtcaacaatataaaaaaagtaaaaaaaacaaagaaatacttaagaaaggaaaaaaatacatatgaaaggtatttgatatcaattaatttttatgtgTCTGAACAAAAACTTCAAGGGCTGTGTTTATAGATTTCCAGCcaaattctaatttcatgcatgatttagtaaaatatataattctaaataattttagaatgatcaaatatacaattttttcatctgtggcaggcattttgcatttcttcacaattgcgCAATTAACGGTCAATCTTGAGGGCCCCCACTCCCCTTCCGCCCATCTTTCCTgcctccaaaataccctggcagtcttattagggttagaTTAAGTCTACATTAAGCAAACATAAAATTCTTACAATTgaattcagtggcgtaatgagccaaatattttgagagggctAAATATGGCGAATGGAACAAAAGTTCTCCAAAGAGAGCGAAGGGAGTGTGCaaaattttagaactttttaatacagaaatcaaaatttggaaaGATTTTGACGTAATAATATCCAGTAAATACtctatttcaccctttctcgttcgctttctttctttttctccttttctttcttggtcgttaaacattggggggggggggggcagtcagaccgcaggtccctatgctaatgagcaaaaagtccagatacatccaaatcatctcgtggctgaatccttgcaaaatcttgtgattcgtgagattttctttctcgagtctaagaatttacctgttttaaagagaaattccagtattggtaacgatctcaaaatgactttttacagaatctaatataatgaccacccaagtgtctgtttgtatgaataaaaaatatgtgccaaaggattctggaagaaattgtgtaattgctgagaaataagcaaaataagctcatattccagcaataataataatacactgtcccacgtgtgcctatctgtgttggtgatcttcagtgtgaacatttttcagcgtagatttcaagatttcacaaagttcagtttatgtaactttaccaaatctagatcctcgatgatatactgacaattaagccagactttctcatgaaatcagtgtttactgcaactactggcatttctttttaacctcaagttaaattaaatattattgcactatcagatagagtaaaagttactctttcatattggtcatttattttgtatacaatattttgttaaataagtaaatttctggcctgaaagtgtgcctcaaaacttaattttcttcttccattttcttttgcacattgtgcaaactttttattttgagcctcaatgatatccatatcaccataaagctgaacttcttttctttctcacaatgccactcttgatatgcggcaccttttaatcgggtcaagatcacacttttcccactaaGGTACAATACgagatttctgtaattttgtacttgcatgaaatccagagttctgattggctggataaggttcacagaacaacaggcacagggtatttgaggagattaccacatgggaagtgtgaccttcctaCGAACCatggcactggaaccgttggaatttgccactgggtggtctatttgaccaatcagaatgcagtattcttgttttcaaactgctttatgtacttggcaaatgaaaagtgtgatcttgacccgattaaaccaattcttattttgaaacctatatcgtttcaaagcatacatattcagctttatcatgatataaaaatcatttgggctcaaacacaaataaagtgtgaaaatagcaacttttgtcaggtgaaaatatttattttatagcatattttagatcaaactttgaacctatattacaaaatctttgaataaatccaaacatatgacatgaaagaatgattcttcttctttacaatggtaccaaattcatgaaattcgatgcacagttagagcagcaatgaccgaatgaaaaggtGTTATGGTCCGcgtcaagctcattaaatatacaaaacatctcaagtcatgaatatcatttggatgaaagaagccactctcttgggacctgcagtctgactggggGGCATGGCCCCCATCTATACATCAGTGATGGATTTAATACTTTTTGCATGTACGATGACGATGCTCGCTCTCTCTCACCCATCCTCActatgtgtatatgtgtgtgcaaGATGAATTATGAGGAATAATTGCATGAAGTGACGTTTTTCAACCAGAGATTGATccttatatattatttactattgcatttttgttcatcatATTGACCCATCTTGacccctttaccccccccccccctgacaaaaaCCTAATAGTCAAATgaagtttccttttcttttcttttgatatacatgtaatgtattcatgtgagaaaaaaaattatagtgccaaacattttttgaaaattttaatttattccttCAGGTGAGGTTTTGTCCACAGTTCCAGAAGGACACAAAATAGTATCAGAAAGTCATGCCAGAATCAACAACTGAAGGGTTTGAAGAGCCAGATAAAGAGCCTAGAAATGTGATTTAAACGTAAGTTAAACTTATTTataattctgattcattttctaatccaaattttagaattaaactcttagtttgaggtgttgatgatttttttttcagctgcaaaagtaacaaaccaatatcaatcattggtcgataatgtgacttgctttctcttgccaaattggtacatgtacatgtatattctgcaTTTCTATAATGATTGACCCCACCACTAGCACATAAGATGCAACATGTCAAATAACTGTCAAACTCACTTCATCATGtatttaattattaatatttcattaaaggagTAAAAGGACTCAGAAAGATTACCCGAAAAagctcacagaattttttttactggtagaccctttacattcatttgatgaattgagttcatgcaaaatcaactGAATGTTATGAGTACAAAATCCTGTTAATACACCTTACTGTGAGGCTATTCTGGTAGGTCATCCCGGGAGTGCCTGAGGATCTTGTCcatttggataaatcttgcaaaGTACCAAGAGgtgcctccacccccccccccccccactctattaagggttaacaatgaaattgaaattaggaATAAGTTTAGTATCTTGCTCATATGCATTataaattaattactatttcagGTACTTCAATCACATGCACAGTAGGAGCAAAAACAGCAGCAAACACACAGGAGATGTAACACTACATTGACCAACAGCAACAACTACAGCAGCATCAACAATTTCTGCAGGAGATGCAAAAACCACACTGGCAACCTCAACAACATCAAGGTGTCCAACAAGCACTCCGGGAACGTTAACAGCAACCACAGCTTCAGCTGGAGTTTCAACAAACACATCAGAAAAAAACCAACAGCAGCAAAAAAAACacttatgaataatgaaatgaatctaaTTGAAACTCAAAAGCCAATGACGCAACATCTTTGACAAACTGAGacaattattcattcttttacaggataaagaaatacttttttaaagtgtaaatttgcaggaacacaatggatgttcctatgtatctatttaatgaaataaatttgactttaataaattcagtaaattcaattcaataaatttagtgattcaataaatatctacttttatttgtcaatgagtgaaaatacctgtattttctatttagaatgacaaaaagcaatttatcaattcaatatcaTCAAAAACTTTAGCAATATGGTTGTTAGGCCCtccaaattgttgatattttgatgaaaaagccgtttctgctgcaatatttgacgcaactcaaatagatcaaatattgtcgcagaaattgtcatttgccccTGAAAGTATCTGCGGCAAATATTTGACGCAGCTCAAATAGCTGCATCAAATATTgccgcagaaattgtcatttgccgctgttttgagatttgccgcagaaaatgggagttgccgctgcggcaaatgttttatgaaacgggccccaggtcaatcaaaatattttcgaatTCGTGCTGGTGAGCAACACGTTCACTCCCAGCGATAGggacttgtttaaaaatggcataggaaatatgcattttctaagTATGGTAAACTCATAGTAGAATTTAGGTATTAAATTGTGAATGAACTGTATTGGTAGGTAAGACATGCGTAGAGGATTATTTGTCTTTATCCATTtctattttccacatttttcttttgtttgactttattttctagGGGGAAGCCCCACTCCCCCATTCCTGTGGATGCCAATTGGTTGGGGGCTTGGAATAGTGCAAGTTAAAAGGGTGAACCTGAACTTTATAGAtatcaagagagaaagaattggaaagttaaaatgaataaaaacaaagatggagagagtgagaaagatgGTGGACTTTCAAGGGGCATTAAAAAATCTCAtattaaaacatcatttttgtttttgtaattattctatTTACCCAGGGTCAGTCAAAATATTAGCATCCACAGGAGGGTGGGATCCTTCCCGCCTTAAAACTGAAATCTAAAGAAAAGTGTAGAAATGGATAAAAGACAAAGATCCTCTGCGCATGATTTACCAGCAAATGCAGCTCATTCAGAATTTAACTCTTAGAGCACCTAAATtgtactataggcctacaatatgtGTTTACCATGCTTAGGAAACACATATTTCCTAAGCTATTTTAAAACGAGTCCTACTGCTCGGAAGTGAACAAGTTGCTTCCTTACTCATATTCAAGAACGTTTTGACTAACCTCCTTTTTTAATTGGTTGCTTTGCTCCCTCACATACCCAACAATTTGTTGTCCTCTACATTTCTTCTGCTTGGTCACTTCGCTCCCTCTTACATATTCCTCAAATCTCTTGGCCCCTGCATTTTCCTTCTGTCATTTTGCTCTCTCGCatatatcccccccccacaaaattcTGCTCTGTCGCATTCGCTCCCTCGCACATATCCCAAAATTGTTTT containing:
- the LOC121419401 gene encoding uncharacterized protein LOC121419401; translated protein: MVNMKQASSNSSKSSVLCSDHFEDACFDRTRQTIRLRQDAVPTTFNLPPRHQKNAHKPGKPSKESHLDSASNLPDTAKTPVPKSSAPSLGLLLNAKNLRGMETSSMAAGANVGRDEAYTTINNAAIAVTTTKSASVTAITIATAITKTTPDTKPPSPQLTRYCSWRRIYQELQSQGLPVSYNKKNAMGPSNELVVEYLATVVEMQRLTYCHR